AAATTAATCGCGCCAACCAAAACTAAAATAGGGATGGAAATAAGGATGCTTGTCTTGGTCACTGTGCCAGTTTGGATAAAGAAAGTAATCAATATGATTAACATTCCCATGAAAAAGCCTGAAAATAATTCTCCAAATGGAGTGTAAGCAATTGGCAGTGGTCCACCACTATATAGATAACCGACGGCCATACAAATAAGTCCGACTACTGCTAACCACCAGCTGCTGTTCATACAAATATAAACTCCTAATAAAAGGGCGATTCCATAAAGACTAAGAGCAATTTGCATAACTGTTTTAGGCTTAATTCCATCGCGGACAATGGAGCCGCCAATCCCAACTGAATGTTCCGTGTCGAGTCCTCGTTTAAAATCAAAGTATTCATTAAACATATTTGTAGCTGCTTGGATCAACAAGCTAGCAATCAGCATGGCGATAAATAACCCGAAATGGATGTTCCCTGACTTTAATGCTAACGCTGTACCAAGTAAGACAGGTACGAATGCTGCTGTTAGTGTATGAGGACGGGTCATTTGCCACCAAACCTGAAAGCCACGATTTGCTTCAACCACAGGTTTCGAACCCTGCTGCATATTTGGCTGCATATATGTTCTCCCCCTTTTAATTATTTTTTCTCTATATCAAGCTTAAATCGTTAGTATTGTATAGGTTTATGCCCAAACCTAAGTGTATGGAATTCCACTAATAGTGTCAATTAATTTTTGTTTTCAAAACTAGAAGATAATACCTGTTCGATTATTATTAATTGGTTGGTGGGAGAATGAAAGTAATGAAAAAACCGTTTTCACCCAAAAGGTGACAATTTGATATATAATAAGGAATGAAGGCTGTTTTGGTAGTGACAAGTATTATTGACTTCTTTACAATGGGAATAGTATCTTATATAAAGCTTAAAATGAATGGATAACAGTCATTTCGGCTGTTTTGGAGGGATTTGTTTGGTTACCATTCAAGAAACGGAAATAATGGAAAGGGGTCTTTCGGCTGTTAATCGTGCGAAAGAACTCGGTCAGCCAATTTTAATAAGTGAAGTTCATCAAATAGACATGATTAACCCACTTTTATTTTTTAATGCAGGAAAAGAACGCTATCAAGGGGAACGTTTTTTCTGGAAGGATCCTACAGATGAGATTATTCTAATAGGGCTGGGGATCTCTCATCAAATTCAGTCGGATCAGGCTACTGACCGCTTTTTTCTTGTTGAGAAAGAATGGAAGACATTCTTAGAAAATAGTCTTATCTACAACGACTTTAATGAGGTTGGTACAGGCCCGGTCATGTTCGGTGGATTTTCTTTTGATCCATATAAAGAAAAAACAGAGCTTTGGTCTAAATATGCGGATTCCTTATTTCATATACCTAAATACTTATTAAGTATTGTTAATGAAAGAACATTTTTAACAATTAACACTGTTTGCACCCCACATGATGATTTATCTTTATTTAGCAAGATTCTGGAGGAAAGAAATCAACTCTTTCAATCCCTGGAACGTAAATATAAACCACAACTATGTACATTAGTTGAAACAAAGGAAATTTTTCCTGAAAAATGGAAGAGTACGGTTGATGGGGTTGTGAATGAATTAACAAATGGACCATTAAAAAAGGTCGTACTTGCTCGTGAGCTTAGACTAGTGTTCAACGATTTAGTAGAAGCAGAAAACGTGTTAAATAATTTATACACCCAGCAGCACGAAAGCTTTATATTTGCTTTTGAGTCCAATGGGGATTGCTTTATTGGCGCTTCACCAGAGAGATTGGTTAAAAAACAGGGAACGGAAGTGTACTCTACTTGTCTTGCAGGTTCCATATCAAGAGGGAAGACGGAAGAAGAAGACCGTATTTTGGGTGAGACATTATTAAACGATCAGAAGAACTTAATCGAGCACGGTTATGTAGTGGAAATGATTAAGGAAGCGCTTGAGGAATCCTGTGAAAAAATCATTCTGCCTAACAAACCTCAATTAATGAAGATTAGGGATATTCAACATTTATATACTC
The window above is part of the Bacillus sp. SORGH_AS_0510 genome. Proteins encoded here:
- a CDS encoding isochorismate synthase MenF, translated to MVTIQETEIMERGLSAVNRAKELGQPILISEVHQIDMINPLLFFNAGKERYQGERFFWKDPTDEIILIGLGISHQIQSDQATDRFFLVEKEWKTFLENSLIYNDFNEVGTGPVMFGGFSFDPYKEKTELWSKYADSLFHIPKYLLSIVNERTFLTINTVCTPHDDLSLFSKILEERNQLFQSLERKYKPQLCTLVETKEIFPEKWKSTVDGVVNELTNGPLKKVVLARELRLVFNDLVEAENVLNNLYTQQHESFIFAFESNGDCFIGASPERLVKKQGTEVYSTCLAGSISRGKTEEEDRILGETLLNDQKNLIEHGYVVEMIKEALEESCEKIILPNKPQLMKIRDIQHLYTPVIGKCNQAASLLLLVERLHPTPALGGLPKEAAVEKIRQVEDLDRGFYAAPLGWVDYRQNGEFAVSIRSGLIQGNEASLFAGCGVVADSNAESEYLETSLKFRPMLRALGGQ
- a CDS encoding 1,4-dihydroxy-2-naphthoate polyprenyltransferase, whose translation is MQPNMQQGSKPVVEANRGFQVWWQMTRPHTLTAAFVPVLLGTALALKSGNIHFGLFIAMLIASLLIQAATNMFNEYFDFKRGLDTEHSVGIGGSIVRDGIKPKTVMQIALSLYGIALLLGVYICMNSSWWLAVVGLICMAVGYLYSGGPLPIAYTPFGELFSGFFMGMLIILITFFIQTGTVTKTSILISIPILVLVGAINFSNNIRDLEGDKENGRKTLAILIGKKKAVRLLAVMFIFSYVWILGLIISNEAPIWTAVVILSVPKAIKAIKGFIEGTLPIQMAPAMKATAQTNTIFGFLLAIGIFIGHILA